The following proteins are encoded in a genomic region of Hymenobacter siberiensis:
- a CDS encoding carboxymuconolactone decarboxylase family protein, with amino-acid sequence MSLPLVAPLPPDANAEVAQLATFFNETLGFCPNSVLTMQHRPAIATAFIELNKAVMANHGRVSSALKRLIGYVSSLAAGCQYCQAHTMLAAGRYGAEQEQMDHIWEYATHAAFSPAERAALDFAVAASAVPNAVNEAIASNLRQHWNEGEIVEILGVVSLFGYLNRWNDSMGTHLEPGAVALGEQQLASHGWTPGKHA; translated from the coding sequence ATGTCCCTCCCCCTCGTAGCGCCCCTGCCTCCCGATGCCAATGCCGAAGTAGCGCAGCTGGCCACTTTTTTCAACGAAACGCTGGGTTTCTGCCCCAACAGCGTGCTTACTATGCAGCACCGGCCGGCCATTGCCACGGCGTTTATTGAGCTGAATAAGGCCGTGATGGCCAACCACGGCCGCGTGAGCAGTGCCCTCAAGCGCCTCATCGGCTACGTGAGCAGCCTGGCGGCGGGTTGCCAGTACTGCCAAGCCCACACCATGCTGGCTGCCGGCCGCTACGGAGCCGAGCAGGAGCAGATGGACCACATCTGGGAATATGCCACGCACGCCGCCTTCTCGCCGGCCGAGCGCGCGGCCCTGGACTTTGCCGTGGCCGCCTCGGCCGTGCCCAACGCCGTGAACGAGGCCATTGCCAGCAACCTTCGCCAGCACTGGAACGAGGGCGAAATCGTGGAAATACTGGGCGTCGTCAGCCTCTTTGGCTACCTAAACCGCTGGAACGACTCAATGGGCACGCACCTGGAGCCCGGCGCCGTGGCCCTGGGCGAGCAGCAGCTGGCCAGCCACGGCTGGACGCCCGGCAAGCACGCCTGA
- a CDS encoding mechanosensitive ion channel family protein — protein sequence MLEIHRTFNLLSNKVMSWVEQFILLLPNLFITILVLTATVFAARLTRRALASVLPRMSPGAVTLHSLISTLAYVAVLLVGIFFGLEVLGLDKTVTSLLAGVGIIGLALGFAFQDIAANFISGIIIAVQRPFTVGDVIQTDAFFGTIECINLRTLDLRQVTGELVRMPNRKVFESAVTNYSVTTRRRVDVECGVAYRSDLDQVRAVVLAAMEDFPELLTEQPPQVMFTGFADSAITFSLRFWIPYRRQVDYVGAKSEAIMRIKRAFDAAGIVIPFPMRTLELPAEVLARLGGAV from the coding sequence ATGCTTGAGATTCACCGCACCTTTAATTTGCTTTCCAACAAGGTTATGAGCTGGGTGGAGCAGTTTATCCTACTGCTGCCCAACCTGTTCATTACTATACTGGTCCTCACGGCCACGGTATTTGCCGCCCGGCTCACGCGGCGGGCACTGGCCAGCGTGCTGCCCCGGATGTCGCCGGGGGCTGTCACGCTGCATAGCCTCATCAGCACGCTGGCGTATGTGGCGGTGCTGCTGGTGGGTATCTTTTTCGGGCTCGAAGTGCTGGGGCTCGATAAAACGGTAACGTCGCTGCTGGCCGGCGTGGGGATTATTGGCCTGGCGCTGGGCTTTGCGTTTCAGGACATTGCGGCCAACTTCATCAGCGGCATCATCATCGCCGTGCAGCGCCCTTTCACGGTGGGCGACGTGATTCAGACCGATGCCTTTTTTGGCACCATCGAGTGCATCAACCTGCGCACGCTCGACCTGCGCCAGGTAACCGGCGAGCTGGTGCGTATGCCCAACCGCAAGGTGTTCGAAAGCGCCGTGACCAACTACAGCGTCACCACCCGCCGCCGCGTGGACGTGGAGTGCGGCGTGGCCTACCGCTCCGACCTGGACCAAGTGCGCGCCGTGGTGCTGGCCGCGATGGAAGATTTCCCTGAGCTGCTCACCGAGCAACCGCCGCAGGTAATGTTCACCGGCTTTGCCGACAGCGCCATCACGTTCAGCCTGCGCTTCTGGATTCCGTACCGCCGGCAGGTCGACTACGTGGGGGCCAAGAGCGAGGCCATTATGCGCATTAAGCGAGCCTTCGACGCGGCCGGCATCGTTATCCCCTTCCCCATGCGCACCCTGGAATTGCCGGCCGAAGTGCTGGCCCGCCTGGGCGGCGCCGTGTAG
- a CDS encoding glycoside hydrolase family 15 protein has product MTKHTYDMGLIGNCAFLGLIGTDTAVRWLCWPRFDSSFVFGSLLDEDKGGEYSIRPAAGITGPGRQYYQPNTNVLCTEIETEDGRYRVTDFAPRFPQYERYYKPLMFIRKVEPLSGAPRIRVACRPVGKYGELALTPRRSSNHIAFLGLEEEIRLTTNIPLTYIFDEEDFVLNETKYLVLTYGAPLEAPLESTAERFLLATAAYWRDWVKSTSIGSFHQEQVIRSALALKIHQYEDTGAVIAASTTSLPEAPGSTRNWDYRFCWMRDTYYILTAFNNIGHFEELERYFHFIANISTKVKDKFQPLYGIGGASELTETELPLAGYLGNQPVRIGNDAYTHIQNDVYGQVLVALLPLYVDSRFRDPERVAPLGLVEECLRLIETTMDQPDAGLWEFRHIAQKHCYTYLFHWAGSHAARRVAQSLGDVEMEIRATGLMEKSQTRLEECFNAERGVYTNAIGSPHLDASTIQLITMGYLDPSSEKAKNHLVELEKELMTPEGLFYRYRHPDDFGTPETTFLICSFWYVEALACVGRLDEAIREFEHLTSYANHLGLLSEDVDAKTGSQWGNFPQAYSHVGLVNAAYRIAQRLDKPSFVG; this is encoded by the coding sequence ATGACGAAACATACCTATGACATGGGCCTGATTGGCAATTGCGCCTTTCTGGGCCTCATTGGCACCGATACGGCCGTGCGCTGGCTTTGCTGGCCGCGCTTCGACAGCAGCTTTGTGTTTGGCAGCCTGCTCGATGAGGACAAGGGCGGTGAGTACAGCATCCGGCCCGCCGCCGGCATTACCGGGCCGGGCCGGCAGTATTACCAGCCCAACACCAACGTGCTGTGTACCGAAATCGAAACCGAGGACGGCCGCTACCGCGTCACCGACTTCGCGCCCCGCTTCCCGCAGTATGAGCGGTATTATAAGCCGCTGATGTTTATCCGGAAGGTGGAGCCGCTGAGTGGCGCGCCCCGTATCCGGGTGGCCTGCCGGCCGGTGGGCAAGTACGGCGAGCTCGCCCTCACGCCCCGCCGCAGCTCTAACCACATTGCCTTTCTGGGTCTGGAAGAGGAAATCCGCCTCACCACCAATATCCCGCTCACTTACATTTTCGACGAGGAAGATTTCGTGCTGAACGAAACCAAGTACCTCGTGCTCACCTACGGCGCGCCTTTGGAAGCTCCCCTGGAAAGCACTGCCGAGCGGTTTCTGCTGGCCACCGCCGCCTACTGGCGCGACTGGGTGAAGAGCACCAGTATCGGCAGCTTCCACCAAGAGCAGGTCATTCGCTCGGCCCTGGCCCTGAAAATCCATCAGTACGAAGACACCGGGGCCGTGATTGCGGCCAGCACCACCAGCCTGCCCGAAGCCCCCGGCAGCACCCGTAACTGGGACTACCGCTTCTGCTGGATGCGCGACACGTACTACATCCTCACGGCCTTCAACAACATCGGCCACTTTGAGGAGTTGGAGCGGTATTTCCACTTCATTGCCAATATCAGCACCAAGGTGAAGGATAAGTTTCAGCCGCTGTATGGCATCGGCGGGGCCTCGGAGCTGACGGAAACGGAACTGCCGCTGGCCGGCTACCTCGGCAACCAGCCGGTGCGCATCGGCAACGATGCGTACACGCACATTCAGAACGACGTGTACGGGCAGGTGCTGGTGGCGCTGCTGCCGCTGTACGTGGATAGCCGCTTCCGCGACCCCGAGCGCGTGGCCCCGCTGGGCCTGGTGGAGGAGTGCCTGCGCCTCATCGAAACCACCATGGACCAGCCCGACGCCGGCCTCTGGGAGTTCCGCCACATTGCCCAGAAGCACTGCTACACCTACCTTTTTCACTGGGCTGGCAGCCACGCCGCCCGCCGCGTGGCCCAAAGTCTGGGCGATGTCGAAATGGAAATCCGGGCCACCGGCCTGATGGAGAAGTCCCAAACGCGTCTGGAAGAGTGCTTTAATGCCGAGCGCGGCGTGTACACCAACGCCATCGGCTCGCCGCACCTCGATGCCAGCACCATTCAGCTCATCACCATGGGCTACCTCGACCCTTCATCAGAAAAGGCCAAAAACCACCTCGTCGAGCTGGAAAAGGAGCTAATGACGCCCGAGGGCCTGTTCTACCGCTACCGCCACCCCGACGATTTCGGCACGCCCGAAACCACGTTCCTCATCTGTTCCTTCTGGTACGTGGAGGCCCTGGCCTGCGTCGGCCGCCTCGACGAGGCCATCCGCGAGTTTGAGCACCTCACGTCCTACGCCAACCACCTCGGCCTGCTGAGCGAGGACGTGGACGCCAAAACTGGCTCGCAGTGGGGCAATTTCCCGCAGGCTTACAGCCACGTGGGGCTGGTGAATGCGGCTTACCGCATCGCTCAGCGGTTGGATAAACCGAGCTTCGTGGGCTGA